In a single window of the Anaerocolumna cellulosilytica genome:
- a CDS encoding SurA N-terminal domain-containing protein, whose product MSDKNLLKKRILIVLGGIAAAILVFHLCFKEKTLSTAVALEESDILLTVNKEELYVSELNKMKEQYPAMSDKELIEGMILEALILEEAEKRNIQVTEAEVIERLELLKLENHNLYEIAIKQYESEENYKKALKYRMQYEKTKEEVVKEFTEFYWEEDRIMEDTLAYIKKNKYDSNNENISNISAAYTDNYLKYMKAAAFYKYNYDLTKEAVIKYKSFIPVKLFVSAFDGRNKIKQGYTLKEVDKEIAKDMYSCLVNFGTGIYNGQYSLYKVYGITQSTSYFNYLMLQYKNHKSGNEITVEFVLDSGNQYGLMDMEQSANRLPTGFYGFYSEEESAYYIFDKDINGIYIISSKNLNEKALENFAEQVIKYTKSQSLVQ is encoded by the coding sequence ATGTCAGATAAAAATCTGTTAAAAAAGAGAATTTTGATTGTTCTGGGGGGAATAGCAGCCGCTATACTGGTATTTCATCTTTGTTTTAAGGAAAAAACCTTGTCTACGGCAGTTGCATTGGAGGAGTCAGATATACTGCTGACAGTAAATAAGGAAGAGTTGTACGTCTCTGAATTAAACAAAATGAAAGAACAGTATCCTGCTATGTCAGATAAAGAGTTGATAGAAGGAATGATACTTGAGGCCCTGATTCTTGAGGAGGCAGAAAAAAGAAATATTCAGGTAACAGAAGCTGAGGTTATTGAAAGACTTGAACTATTAAAGCTTGAAAACCACAATTTATATGAAATTGCCATCAAGCAATATGAATCAGAGGAAAATTATAAGAAGGCTTTAAAATACAGGATGCAGTATGAGAAAACAAAGGAAGAAGTTGTTAAAGAATTTACCGAGTTTTATTGGGAAGAGGACAGGATTATGGAGGATACGCTGGCCTATATTAAAAAAAATAAATACGATTCCAATAATGAAAATATTTCGAATATAAGCGCTGCATATACTGATAATTATTTAAAGTATATGAAGGCAGCTGCATTTTATAAATACAATTATGATTTAACAAAGGAAGCGGTAATAAAGTATAAAAGTTTCATACCGGTGAAACTTTTTGTCTCTGCTTTTGATGGTCGAAACAAGATAAAACAGGGGTACACTTTAAAAGAAGTAGATAAGGAAATAGCCAAGGATATGTATAGCTGTCTTGTTAATTTTGGTACAGGTATATATAATGGTCAGTATTCCCTTTACAAAGTCTATGGCATAACACAAAGCACCAGTTATTTTAATTATTTGATGCTTCAGTATAAGAACCATAAGAGTGGAAATGAAATCACGGTTGAATTTGTATTAGATTCCGGTAACCAATATGGACTGATGGATATGGAGCAATCCGCTAACAGATTACCAACTGGGTTTTATGGTTTTTATTCAGAAGAGGAAAGTGCTTACTATATTTTTGATAAAGATATTAACGGAATTTATATAATAAGCTCCAAAAATCTTAATGAGAAGGCTTTAGAAAACTTTGCTGAGCAAGTAATTAAGTATACAAAGTCGCAAAGTCTGGTACAGTAA
- a CDS encoding LytR/AlgR family response regulator transcription factor yields MFRIAVCHKKAGICLQIENVALDFKKNARVELEIDLYNSGEELLRFISRGEDYDQIFLGMDLGELNGVDFGRIIREEFDNQTMQIVYMSTNDKDYRELIEIRPMHFLSLPIYADKIIKDIKTGMKLTDKMGETFSYRRRNEVIKKPIKNILYFESMNRQIRIVTVDGEDVFYGKLEDVYNQVKKHRFMGIHKSFVVNYAHVMTFKYDEVILFNSTHLPISQPRRKQIRELQLVYHRES; encoded by the coding sequence ATGTTTCGAATTGCTGTATGCCACAAAAAGGCAGGAATCTGCTTGCAGATTGAAAATGTTGCACTGGATTTTAAAAAAAATGCCAGGGTTGAGTTGGAAATCGATTTGTACAATTCAGGGGAGGAATTGTTACGATTTATTTCTAGAGGTGAAGACTATGACCAGATTTTTCTGGGAATGGACCTTGGAGAACTTAATGGTGTTGACTTTGGAAGGATAATAAGGGAGGAATTTGATAACCAGACTATGCAAATTGTTTATATGTCAACGAATGATAAAGATTATCGGGAATTAATAGAAATCAGACCAATGCATTTTTTATCCCTCCCTATTTATGCAGATAAGATTATTAAAGATATTAAAACCGGTATGAAGTTAACCGATAAGATGGGTGAGACCTTCAGCTATCGGCGTCGTAATGAAGTCATTAAGAAACCGATTAAAAACATCCTCTATTTTGAGAGCATGAACCGTCAGATAAGAATTGTAACAGTTGATGGGGAAGATGTGTTCTATGGTAAATTAGAGGATGTATATAATCAGGTAAAAAAACATCGTTTTATGGGTATTCACAAATCTTTTGTGGTTAACTATGCTCATGTCATGACATTTAAGTATGATGAAGTCATACTATTCAATTCTACTCATCTACCCATCAGCCAACCAAGAAGAAAACAAATCAGAGAGTTGCAATTGGTTTATCACAGGGAATCCTAA
- a CDS encoding RNA polymerase sigma factor, translated as MTVSSTGNDITIDNIIEKYSSMVYKLAYARTRNREDADDIFQEVFLRYIRKQPKFEKEEHEKAWFIRVTINCFNSFWKNSFRTHTVPLDMDFPINKTEDQIIRGYTLEEYLAKLPPVYRIAIHLFYYEDMSTAQISELLNRKESTIRMQLTRARRLLREYMKEEENYV; from the coding sequence ATGACTGTTTCATCAACTGGTAATGACATTACAATTGATAACATAATTGAAAAGTATTCTTCCATGGTATATAAATTAGCGTATGCAAGAACCAGGAATAGAGAAGATGCGGATGACATATTTCAAGAAGTATTTTTAAGATATATCCGAAAGCAGCCGAAGTTTGAAAAAGAAGAACACGAAAAGGCCTGGTTTATCCGAGTAACCATTAATTGTTTTAATAGTTTTTGGAAAAACTCATTTCGAACCCATACGGTACCTCTAGATATGGATTTTCCCATAAATAAAACAGAAGACCAGATTATTAGAGGGTATACCCTGGAAGAATATCTGGCGAAGCTTCCACCGGTATATCGAATTGCAATCCACTTATTTTACTATGAAGATATGTCCACTGCACAAATCAGTGAACTATTGAATCGAAAGGAATCTACAATACGCATGCAGCTTACCAGAGCCAGAAGGCTGTTACGAGAGTATATGAAGGAGGAAGAAAATTATGTTTGA
- a CDS encoding M12 family metallo-peptidase, which translates to MIKKIISISLAALILTTASTSVMAEEHSGEFIACADTTLKQSVVLPVGQPIYEHLQVNNKIASISVNITSPCDEEYRSTYSNYAYEANRVVERTDDYLSAEFGIDFVSVAQPLWSSSSTTVQGLLDEAKAEHGLTYNGNKTADIMMAFSDVNVGGTYGATYTGTPYAIMFHSNYDQDAKSCQHEFGHVYGLGHHTTTGKCVMKQGSDTTLIDNLCTTHYNQWNNAKNKY; encoded by the coding sequence ATGATTAAAAAAATTATTTCAATTTCACTTGCTGCATTAATATTAACTACTGCAAGTACTTCAGTTATGGCAGAGGAACATTCAGGGGAGTTTATTGCTTGTGCGGATACTACGTTAAAGCAATCAGTAGTATTACCGGTAGGACAACCTATTTATGAGCATTTACAGGTTAATAACAAAATAGCCAGTATCAGCGTTAATATCACATCACCCTGTGACGAAGAATACAGGAGCACTTATAGTAATTATGCATATGAAGCCAATCGGGTTGTAGAGCGGACGGATGACTATCTTTCAGCAGAATTTGGCATTGACTTTGTAAGCGTTGCGCAGCCTTTGTGGAGTTCTTCTTCCACCACGGTTCAAGGTTTGTTGGATGAGGCAAAAGCAGAACATGGACTGACTTATAACGGCAACAAAACAGCTGATATTATGATGGCATTTTCGGATGTTAATGTTGGAGGTACTTATGGTGCAACCTACACAGGTACACCCTACGCAATTATGTTCCATAGCAACTATGACCAGGATGCGAAATCCTGTCAGCATGAGTTTGGACATGTATATGGTCTTGGCCATCATACCACTACCGGTAAGTGTGTAATGAAGCAGGGTTCGGATACAACTTTGATTGATAATCTTTGTACAACACATTATAACCAGTGGAATAATGCAAAAAATAAATACTAG